The proteins below come from a single Pseudomonas sp. HR96 genomic window:
- a CDS encoding DUF1173 family protein: MTDRHPIEIVKTTGPQVYTVSFQTDSKFAAQWQSALRSAHQNKLHVSCCCAGTGPRRFSVRYMSGSDSYHLARYAHTGQEHALDCGYYTPDPDKSGLSGYSKGVIEETSDGDLRIKLTLSLRKQDPADAGEPRAERTGTQNARATKPAMTLLGLLHLLWTEAELNVWSPGMAGKRDTSLIHRRLALAANRITTHRLRLDDSLVVATVVSGGTQEKANAGKVASAIRNNRRLLVIAPLAAYSLERAEGTPGFIAIKGFHGVPKLSYDAETWASVCRRFKRELSAWSQGKRVIAIVQTDTPTSSEAAQALNIALMVVSDEWVPVDSSYESVIEAKLRTEGRRFYKPLRYDAEADAVFPDFWLLDLPSNREYPMEVYGRSDDKYLKRKAVKTEHYAAEYGAPGCWSWNAADDTKGLAIPDFPAAKQ, from the coding sequence ATGACCGACCGACACCCAATAGAGATTGTGAAAACCACCGGCCCGCAGGTTTACACAGTCAGCTTCCAAACAGATAGCAAATTCGCTGCGCAATGGCAGAGCGCCTTGCGCAGCGCTCACCAAAACAAGCTGCATGTGTCCTGCTGTTGTGCTGGGACTGGGCCGCGCCGATTTTCTGTACGCTATATGTCTGGCAGTGATAGCTATCACCTTGCCAGGTACGCTCACACCGGCCAGGAACACGCACTAGATTGCGGTTACTACACACCAGATCCTGACAAGTCAGGCCTAAGTGGCTACAGCAAAGGCGTGATCGAGGAAACCAGCGACGGCGACCTAAGAATCAAGCTCACGCTGTCACTGCGCAAGCAAGATCCTGCCGACGCCGGCGAGCCGCGAGCAGAACGCACTGGCACCCAAAATGCCCGAGCAACAAAACCAGCTATGACACTGCTTGGCCTGCTGCATCTGTTGTGGACGGAGGCAGAGCTGAATGTCTGGTCGCCGGGCATGGCCGGAAAGCGGGATACATCACTCATACACCGCAGGCTTGCCCTGGCGGCGAACCGAATCACCACTCACAGGCTGCGCCTTGATGATTCGCTTGTGGTTGCCACCGTTGTATCAGGCGGGACGCAGGAGAAAGCGAACGCCGGGAAGGTTGCGAGTGCGATCCGCAACAATCGCCGCTTGCTGGTCATCGCGCCGTTAGCTGCATATTCCCTGGAGCGCGCAGAAGGTACGCCAGGCTTTATCGCTATCAAGGGGTTTCATGGCGTTCCCAAGCTGTCATATGACGCCGAAACCTGGGCATCTGTATGCCGCCGTTTCAAGCGCGAGCTTTCTGCATGGAGCCAAGGCAAGCGCGTCATTGCCATTGTGCAGACGGACACACCTACCAGCTCCGAAGCCGCGCAAGCACTCAATATCGCCTTGATGGTTGTGAGTGATGAATGGGTTCCGGTCGATTCCTCCTATGAATCCGTCATTGAGGCGAAGCTACGCACGGAAGGTAGGCGGTTCTATAAACCGCTCAGATACGATGCAGAGGCCGACGCCGTATTCCCCGATTTTTGGTTGCTGGACTTGCCCAGCAACAGGGAATACCCAATGGAGGTTTATGGGCGAAGCGATGACAAATACCTCAAGCGAAAGGCTGTCAAAACAGAGCATTATGCCGCCGAGTATGGGGCTCCTGGCTGTTGGTCATGGAACGCTGCCGATGACACCAAAGGCTTGGCCATCCCTGACTTTCCAGCCGCAAAGCAGTGA
- a CDS encoding ParA family protein: MKITTVANQKGGVGKTTLEIHLASYAANSGKRVLVVDLDEGDLSLFYGAADEGDTTEYLMSSQLFSDEHEGRQPRQVAPNIWLIEADVPLLDVDDMDLSVVLNLKAGLERFADDFDLCMIDTPPNLQRRMVAALVASDSVVAPFNISPFTISRMPKLLRTIQTVQEEFNPALRFLGFMPNLVNSRSPDEIEILPGLREAYGEMMFAEQIIYRPCINKSQASGNPVWVKANGSSQRVAGREMKLACEAILSQVWAD; encoded by the coding sequence ATGAAAATCACCACCGTAGCGAATCAGAAAGGCGGAGTAGGAAAGACCACTCTTGAAATTCATCTGGCCAGCTATGCGGCTAACAGCGGCAAGCGTGTCCTTGTTGTGGATCTTGATGAGGGTGACTTGTCGCTTTTCTACGGCGCTGCGGATGAGGGCGATACAACTGAATACCTGATGTCGAGCCAGCTATTCAGCGACGAACACGAAGGCCGCCAGCCGCGCCAAGTCGCACCGAACATCTGGTTGATTGAAGCCGACGTGCCGTTGCTCGACGTTGACGACATGGATCTATCTGTAGTGCTTAACCTGAAAGCAGGCCTTGAGCGTTTCGCTGACGACTTCGACCTCTGCATGATCGACACACCGCCAAACTTGCAGCGCAGGATGGTAGCCGCCCTGGTCGCGTCAGATTCGGTTGTCGCGCCGTTCAATATCAGCCCTTTCACTATCTCGCGTATGCCTAAGCTACTGCGGACGATTCAAACGGTGCAGGAAGAATTTAACCCTGCCCTCCGCTTCTTGGGGTTCATGCCCAATCTGGTCAATAGCAGATCACCGGACGAAATCGAAATCCTGCCCGGGCTCCGCGAAGCTTATGGCGAAATGATGTTCGCAGAACAAATCATTTACCGCCCGTGCATCAACAAGTCGCAAGCATCTGGTAACCCGGTGTGGGTAAAAGCCAATGGCAGTAGTCAGCGAGTAGCCGGGCGAGAAATGAAGCTCGCTTGCGAAGCAATTCTTTCCCAAGTGTGGGCAGACTGA
- a CDS encoding TrfB-related DNA-binding protein: MSRSSKYTAEQWDKFSGAFRDLSMGTVSMARSVLVDGLRPSDVAKEQGESRQLVYAAVKRVTKILNDQGAQELVPVMVWLPPELAAQVEEMAAPYNKPPSKPSKKT, from the coding sequence ATGTCGAGATCGAGCAAATACACAGCGGAACAATGGGACAAATTCAGCGGCGCTTTTCGGGATTTGTCTATGGGAACCGTTTCAATGGCTCGTTCTGTTCTGGTCGATGGGCTTCGCCCGTCTGATGTTGCGAAAGAGCAGGGCGAGTCACGGCAGCTTGTTTACGCCGCCGTGAAGCGTGTAACCAAAATTCTAAATGACCAGGGCGCCCAGGAACTGGTGCCGGTGATGGTCTGGCTACCGCCAGAGCTTGCCGCACAGGTTGAAGAAATGGCCGCGCCGTACAACAAACCGCCGAGTAAGCCGAGCAAGAAAACATGA
- a CDS encoding recombinase family protein yields the protein MRDRSDSSTPDLIAGGMRIGYARVSKQDQNLDLQIDALKAAGCTRIYHEKITGAKGKDPRPEQDKMVNALRRGDTVVVWQLSRLGRNLQELFELVNLFEATGVSFEVITERYDTATAQGRMIFGFCASLAAYERDRLIERTVAGLAAARARGRVGGRKAKLGDKEGREITALLADPDITVTDVARRYSVSRTTIYKLLNRAGRK from the coding sequence ATGCGCGACCGCTCAGATTCATCTACACCAGACCTCATTGCAGGTGGTATGCGAATCGGGTATGCCCGAGTCAGCAAGCAAGACCAAAACCTTGATCTACAGATTGACGCTCTGAAAGCGGCTGGCTGCACCAGGATCTACCACGAAAAAATCACGGGGGCTAAAGGTAAAGACCCAAGGCCCGAACAAGACAAGATGGTCAACGCGCTACGCCGTGGCGATACTGTTGTGGTCTGGCAGCTATCCCGTCTTGGTCGGAACCTGCAAGAGTTGTTCGAGTTGGTGAACCTGTTTGAAGCCACTGGCGTGAGCTTCGAGGTAATTACTGAACGCTACGACACAGCAACAGCCCAGGGCCGGATGATCTTCGGTTTTTGCGCTTCGCTTGCAGCTTATGAACGTGACCGGCTCATCGAGCGAACAGTTGCGGGCCTGGCAGCAGCTCGCGCCCGTGGCCGTGTCGGTGGCCGGAAAGCAAAACTTGGTGACAAGGAAGGTCGGGAAATCACAGCCCTTCTTGCAGACCCTGATATAACTGTTACCGATGTTGCGCGTCGGTACAGCGTCAGCCGCACCACCATCTACAAGCTTTTAAATCGAGCTGGCCGGAAATGA
- a CDS encoding TrfB-related DNA-binding protein, translating to MTGKLAEQDLRVPLDAFERIRSSPESRMLEKSYQVAFEILVEGKKLSAVATAHGLTKQRALAIRDKVYSAYLMQAPEGWAYAHICAPKPMIERFVREADTERLKYWQDRAQDTKEPK from the coding sequence ATGACAGGTAAATTAGCCGAACAAGACCTGCGCGTACCGCTCGATGCGTTCGAGCGGATACGCAGCTCGCCCGAATCTCGAATGCTTGAAAAGTCGTACCAAGTAGCATTCGAGATTCTGGTTGAAGGGAAGAAACTAAGCGCTGTTGCTACAGCGCATGGGCTGACCAAGCAACGGGCTTTGGCCATCCGCGACAAGGTTTACTCAGCCTACTTGATGCAAGCACCCGAAGGCTGGGCATACGCCCATATCTGCGCACCCAAGCCCATGATCGAGCGGTTTGTCCGAGAGGCCGACACTGAACGGCTGAAATACTGGCAAGACCGCGCCCAGGATACGAAGGAGCCAAAATGA
- a CDS encoding DNA cytosine methyltransferase, whose product MIKYRLKHFHFCCGLGGGAKGFNQNREIVGHMQADWQCIGGIDVDGAGLRDFQKLAGVPGTQIDLFTRDQYTRFHGVEPPAGWREATPEEIRRAAGNQDPDCVFISSPCKGASGLLSEAMSLTPKYQALNELTLRCVWLMCEAWQHSPVPLIVFENVPRLATRGRHLLDQINQILSFYGYAVAETTHDCGEIGGLAQSRKRFLLVARHEEKVPPFLYEPEKRTLQSVGSLLGRMPTPGDIERAGPMHRVPSLQWKTWVRLALVEAGKDWRSLERLAVEDGYLKDFVIVPEAYSGYLGVNDWTDSMGTVAGQSGPTNGAFSVADPRAPAGAAQYHQYGVRQWGSSSGAIIGVKSPGQGTFSVADPRRAGKGFGKYQVTPWNNSAGTVIAGSTTGQGAFALQDPRPGMRRVKGDAYLTGGHYGVVDWAGQAGAVSASARQDNGRWSVADPRMPAPNDRLTCVIESLDGTWHRPFTTFEMAALQSLVDPEEQLELDGLSDQAWRERIGNAVPPDAAEAIAGVMARTLLMAKQGETFLLSHTPVWVRPIAVGLATATRQI is encoded by the coding sequence GTGATCAAATACCGGCTGAAACACTTTCATTTCTGCTGCGGCCTGGGCGGCGGCGCTAAGGGATTCAACCAGAACCGCGAGATTGTTGGCCACATGCAGGCGGATTGGCAGTGCATCGGCGGGATCGACGTAGACGGGGCAGGGCTGCGTGATTTTCAAAAGCTGGCCGGTGTGCCAGGCACACAGATAGACCTGTTCACCCGCGACCAATACACGCGCTTTCACGGCGTTGAGCCACCGGCAGGCTGGAGGGAAGCCACCCCCGAAGAGATTCGCCGCGCCGCGGGCAACCAAGATCCCGATTGTGTGTTCATCAGCAGCCCCTGCAAAGGCGCGAGCGGCCTGCTCTCGGAAGCTATGAGCCTGACCCCGAAGTATCAAGCGCTCAATGAGCTGACCCTGCGGTGCGTCTGGCTCATGTGCGAAGCCTGGCAGCATTCCCCAGTTCCCTTGATCGTGTTCGAGAATGTTCCGCGATTGGCTACCCGTGGCCGTCACCTGCTCGACCAGATCAATCAGATCCTGAGTTTCTACGGGTATGCAGTGGCCGAAACGACACACGACTGCGGCGAGATAGGCGGATTGGCTCAGAGTCGCAAGCGGTTCTTGCTAGTAGCCCGGCACGAAGAAAAAGTGCCGCCGTTCCTGTACGAACCAGAAAAACGCACTCTGCAATCAGTCGGCTCGCTGCTGGGCCGCATGCCGACCCCCGGCGACATCGAGCGCGCTGGCCCAATGCACCGTGTTCCGTCGCTGCAATGGAAAACATGGGTTCGCCTCGCACTTGTCGAGGCCGGGAAAGACTGGCGCAGCCTTGAGCGGCTGGCTGTCGAAGATGGCTACCTCAAAGACTTCGTAATCGTGCCAGAGGCGTATTCCGGCTATCTCGGCGTGAATGACTGGACAGATTCGATGGGCACCGTTGCAGGGCAGTCAGGCCCAACCAATGGCGCGTTTTCCGTGGCTGACCCACGGGCACCGGCAGGCGCGGCGCAATACCACCAGTACGGGGTTCGCCAATGGGGATCATCCAGTGGTGCCATTATCGGTGTGAAGTCGCCGGGGCAGGGCACTTTCTCTGTTGCTGATCCGCGCCGGGCCGGTAAGGGGTTCGGCAAGTACCAGGTCACGCCCTGGAACAACTCAGCCGGGACGGTGATCGCCGGTAGTACAACCGGACAAGGCGCGTTCGCGCTACAAGATCCGCGCCCAGGCATGCGCCGGGTCAAAGGCGATGCCTACCTGACTGGGGGGCACTATGGGGTTGTTGACTGGGCAGGGCAGGCCGGGGCCGTTTCGGCAAGCGCACGACAAGACAATGGGCGATGGTCTGTCGCAGATCCGCGCATGCCTGCGCCCAATGATCGGCTGACGTGCGTGATCGAAAGCCTCGACGGCACATGGCACCGTCCATTCACGACATTCGAAATGGCCGCGCTGCAAAGTCTGGTCGATCCAGAAGAGCAGCTTGAACTTGATGGCTTGAGCGATCAGGCATGGCGCGAGCGTATCGGTAACGCCGTTCCCCCTGATGCAGCCGAGGCCATCGCCGGTGTTATGGCCCGCACCTTGTTGATGGCCAAGCAGGGCGAAACCTTCTTGCTCAGTCACACGCCGGTATGGGTTCGACCAATCGCTGTTGGCCTGGCCACAGCTACGCGGCAAATCTGA
- a CDS encoding ParB/RepB/Spo0J family partition protein, with product MTTKDKPAKANAFAAGITKSTAGAGVTKLSDLQRKKPVVLEGELIRKVSPGQVECKSQIRSKDNPGFTEESLNELGSDIEQNGQGEPAIVRPHPNPASGFDYEMVAGERRLRSCALKGLLLDVVVRDLTDAQVKRIQRSENVQREGLTMLEIALALQADKLELGTLQAVADEWKKGLNWVAERLKYLEIMEADGVGRAAVESGITADVSVVNDLNRLEKVDPQAAAELLQRAEAEPELNIRTEVRGELQRAKKTGPKAIRIGGKKNPSPAKPEAPTSVDPDSAIIIAQLQEQISVQAAQIATLEKERTYLQSELHEAREKLNTNWKPDA from the coding sequence ATGACGACTAAAGATAAGCCTGCCAAAGCAAACGCATTCGCTGCGGGCATCACGAAATCTACGGCTGGAGCTGGAGTTACCAAGCTTTCAGACCTGCAACGCAAAAAACCTGTAGTGCTGGAAGGGGAATTGATTCGCAAGGTCAGCCCCGGCCAAGTGGAGTGTAAGAGCCAGATCCGTTCAAAAGACAACCCCGGCTTTACGGAAGAATCATTGAATGAGCTGGGTTCTGACATAGAGCAGAACGGTCAGGGTGAACCCGCTATCGTGCGGCCCCATCCGAACCCTGCCAGCGGCTTCGATTATGAAATGGTTGCGGGTGAACGACGCCTTCGCTCATGCGCCCTGAAAGGCTTGCTGCTAGATGTTGTAGTGCGCGACCTAACCGATGCTCAAGTGAAGCGGATTCAGCGCTCGGAGAACGTGCAGCGTGAAGGTTTGACGATGCTTGAAATTGCGCTCGCGCTTCAAGCTGACAAGCTAGAGCTGGGTACGCTCCAGGCAGTGGCCGACGAGTGGAAGAAAGGCTTGAACTGGGTTGCCGAACGCTTGAAGTACCTTGAAATCATGGAAGCTGACGGCGTTGGCCGCGCTGCCGTCGAATCAGGCATTACCGCTGACGTATCCGTGGTCAACGACTTAAACAGGCTTGAAAAGGTAGACCCACAAGCTGCCGCCGAGTTGCTACAGCGAGCCGAGGCTGAACCCGAACTGAACATCCGCACTGAGGTGCGTGGGGAGCTACAGCGGGCCAAGAAGACGGGGCCAAAGGCAATCCGTATAGGCGGGAAGAAAAATCCAAGTCCTGCTAAACCGGAAGCCCCAACCAGCGTAGATCCAGATTCTGCAATCATCATCGCGCAGTTACAGGAACAAATTTCTGTACAGGCAGCGCAGATCGCCACGCTTGAGAAAGAACGCACCTATCTCCAGAGCGAGTTGCACGAAGCACGGGAGAAGCTGAACACGAACTGGAAGCCTGACGCATGA
- a CDS encoding DUF932 domain-containing protein: protein MSYRLASRFGNPQMIRSHEPLTNEQIFKVAPSIFATEAHDSRSDRYLYIPTSEVLESLRGEGFLPFMACQTRVRNADKREHTKHMIRLRHADQIMSKEANEIILLNSHDGTSSYQMMAGCFRFVCANGLVLGDKMMDQKVRHSGRADLVGEVIEGAYEVLSQFEAIDEKRDVMKQMHLGRHEQLALAAGTLAYRYDEKDGPAPVTAEQLLMPRRIEDRSDDLWTTFNRVQENTIQGGLRGRNKQGRRTTTRQVNGIDQDVKLNRAMWAMAEMLRTGNLNAA from the coding sequence ATGTCTTACCGTCTTGCTAGCCGTTTCGGCAATCCTCAAATGATCCGCAGCCATGAGCCGCTGACCAATGAGCAAATTTTCAAGGTGGCCCCGTCGATCTTTGCGACCGAGGCACACGATAGCCGATCCGATCGTTATCTCTACATCCCAACCAGCGAAGTGCTGGAAAGCCTGCGCGGTGAAGGCTTCCTGCCTTTCATGGCTTGCCAGACCCGCGTTCGCAACGCTGACAAGCGCGAACACACCAAGCACATGATTCGCCTGCGCCACGCTGACCAGATCATGAGCAAAGAGGCGAATGAAATCATTCTGCTGAACAGCCACGACGGCACCAGTTCGTACCAGATGATGGCTGGATGCTTCCGTTTCGTCTGCGCTAACGGTCTGGTGCTGGGCGACAAAATGATGGATCAGAAAGTGCGCCACAGTGGCCGCGCTGACCTTGTAGGCGAAGTGATCGAAGGTGCCTATGAGGTTCTGAGCCAGTTCGAGGCCATCGACGAAAAGCGCGACGTGATGAAGCAAATGCACCTCGGGCGTCATGAACAGCTTGCCCTTGCTGCTGGAACCCTGGCTTACCGCTACGACGAGAAAGACGGCCCGGCCCCTGTCACTGCTGAACAGTTGCTGATGCCGCGCCGCATCGAAGACCGCAGCGATGACCTTTGGACAACCTTCAACCGCGTACAGGAAAACACCATTCAGGGCGGTCTGCGCGGTCGCAACAAGCAGGGACGCCGCACCACCACCCGGCAGGTCAATGGCATTGACCAAGACGTGAAACTCAACCGCGCAATGTGGGCAATGGCCGAGATGCTTCGCACCGGCAACCTCAACGCCGCGTAA
- a CDS encoding Y-family DNA polymerase, giving the protein MNSFYCSCERIFRPELRNRPVVVLSNSDGAIVARTAEAKALGLKMGEPYFKVRRFLEQHNVAVFSSNYTLYGELSHRVTMAIASLTDSIEVYSVDESFAKLDGFPEPLIDLGRAIQARVLQWTALPVGVGIGHTKTLAKAAQHASKVWREKTGGVVDLREPHAVEWLLRRMPVEDVWGIGRRMKENLAVDGIVTAWDLSRADARAMGRKYSVVLERTIRELNGESCLDLEQAASAKQSICTSKMFGKRVQDLEGLRQAVATYMHRASEKLRSQGSLCGSFRVGIQTSFHGDGPKYAQAVTCTPEYPTDDVRLLTKHALRGLESIFRPGFAYSKAEILLMDLRKRGEFSGDLFTENQPEKTDAVMALMDKINRRWGRECLRTAAVPMSPDWGMRREFLSPSYMTDWNQLWKVKT; this is encoded by the coding sequence GTGAACAGCTTCTATTGTTCCTGCGAGCGCATTTTTCGGCCTGAGCTGCGCAATCGTCCCGTTGTCGTTTTGAGTAATAGCGATGGTGCGATTGTGGCCCGCACGGCTGAAGCTAAAGCGCTGGGTCTGAAAATGGGCGAGCCCTATTTCAAGGTTCGCCGCTTCCTTGAGCAACACAACGTCGCGGTGTTCAGCAGCAATTACACGCTCTATGGCGAATTGAGCCATAGGGTCACTATGGCCATTGCATCGCTGACCGACTCCATCGAGGTCTACAGCGTGGACGAAAGTTTCGCCAAGCTCGATGGCTTCCCTGAGCCGCTGATTGACCTGGGCAGGGCCATTCAAGCGCGGGTGCTGCAATGGACTGCCCTGCCGGTGGGGGTTGGCATCGGCCACACAAAGACCCTTGCGAAAGCTGCGCAGCATGCGTCGAAAGTCTGGCGAGAGAAAACGGGTGGGGTTGTCGATCTGCGAGAGCCGCATGCTGTCGAGTGGCTTTTGCGGCGGATGCCGGTAGAAGACGTGTGGGGTATAGGTCGCCGGATGAAAGAGAACCTGGCCGTTGACGGAATCGTCACTGCCTGGGATCTGTCACGCGCTGATGCCCGTGCAATGGGCCGTAAATACTCAGTCGTGCTTGAGCGAACCATTCGAGAGCTGAACGGGGAATCGTGCCTGGATCTGGAACAGGCGGCGTCGGCCAAACAGTCCATATGCACAAGCAAGATGTTCGGCAAGCGCGTGCAGGATCTGGAAGGGCTGCGCCAGGCCGTGGCGACCTACATGCACCGCGCCTCGGAAAAGCTGCGGTCGCAAGGTTCGCTGTGCGGGAGCTTCCGGGTGGGCATACAGACTTCGTTTCACGGCGATGGGCCGAAGTACGCGCAGGCTGTCACTTGCACACCGGAATATCCAACTGACGATGTGCGGTTGTTGACGAAACACGCGCTGCGCGGACTTGAGTCGATCTTTCGGCCCGGTTTTGCATATAGCAAGGCTGAAATTCTGCTGATGGATCTGCGCAAACGTGGCGAGTTCAGCGGCGATCTGTTCACCGAGAATCAACCGGAAAAGACAGATGCGGTCATGGCCCTGATGGACAAGATCAACCGGCGCTGGGGTCGTGAGTGCTTGCGCACGGCTGCGGTGCCGATGTCTCCAGACTGGGGCATGAGGCGGGAATTTCTAAGCCCTAGTTACATGACCGATTGGAACCAACTCTGGAAGGTGAAAACCTAG
- a CDS encoding replication/maintenance protein RepL translates to MKDEDKEVRNLHQPNPRGTWVQTERAAHEALAILIAEAPRAAQLLHVLIANMDKSNALIASHATLAKLSGVSTTTTKRALRVLTSQAWIQTIQLGGDRGGALAYIVNSRIAWADKRENIQYARFNARVLVSSADQLDLGTGELRGIPSADPGDIQLPHGDGLPPPKQEVMDELLPPLPSIPHSEQG, encoded by the coding sequence ATGAAAGACGAAGACAAAGAGGTGCGCAATCTTCACCAACCGAACCCACGCGGTACATGGGTTCAAACCGAGCGAGCTGCACACGAAGCGTTGGCCATCTTGATCGCAGAAGCGCCTCGCGCAGCCCAGTTGCTGCACGTCCTGATCGCCAATATGGACAAAAGCAACGCCTTGATTGCCAGCCACGCAACGCTGGCCAAGCTGTCAGGCGTATCAACCACCACGACTAAACGTGCTTTGCGGGTGCTCACCTCTCAGGCGTGGATTCAGACCATCCAGCTTGGCGGCGACCGTGGCGGTGCGCTCGCGTATATCGTGAACAGCCGGATTGCATGGGCCGATAAGCGCGAGAACATCCAATACGCTCGCTTCAATGCCCGCGTCCTCGTTTCCTCTGCCGATCAGCTCGATCTTGGCACTGGGGAGCTGCGCGGCATCCCCTCGGCAGATCCTGGCGACATTCAGTTACCCCACGGCGATGGCCTTCCGCCGCCAAAACAGGAAGTGATGGACGAGCTGCTGCCGCCGCTTCCATCCATTCCGCATAGCGAACAAGGTTAA
- a CDS encoding LexA family protein, whose amino-acid sequence MNVRSITPLLDSAQLVPLMSGRASGGFASPAADYYEPPISLDDLLNIRAAHVWIVQLEGVSMRGAGLHHGSRLVVDRSITPASGLIVLAYVDNQPLVKRLEKSAGGWVLVSEHPDYKPITPGEYESIEVFGVVTWCLFSTL is encoded by the coding sequence ATGAACGTAAGGTCGATAACCCCACTGCTTGACTCTGCCCAGCTCGTGCCGCTGATGTCAGGCCGTGCCAGCGGTGGTTTCGCAAGTCCTGCTGCTGACTACTACGAGCCGCCGATTTCTCTGGATGATTTGCTGAACATCCGAGCTGCCCACGTTTGGATCGTCCAGCTCGAAGGGGTGAGCATGCGGGGAGCTGGGCTGCATCACGGGAGCCGTCTGGTTGTTGATCGCTCGATCACTCCCGCGTCGGGCCTGATCGTGCTGGCTTACGTGGACAATCAACCGCTTGTGAAGCGATTGGAAAAATCTGCGGGGGGCTGGGTGCTTGTGTCTGAGCATCCTGACTACAAGCCAATCACTCCCGGCGAATATGAATCTATCGAGGTATTCGGCGTTGTCACCTGGTGCCTCTTTTCTACCTTGTAA